Within the Oncorhynchus masou masou isolate Uvic2021 chromosome 1, UVic_Omas_1.1, whole genome shotgun sequence genome, the region TGCTCCCTCGCTACATGGATACCGCCGACCATCTTCCATCGGGAATGCGTCATACTGTATAGAAATGGGCGCTTAGTCGTATCATTCAACACAGTTGAAATGCACTTACACGGGAAGGGGGGTGGAGAGTCCTTGTCACTTTTTTGTTGCTGTCTCAAAAAAGTGATCAGGTCATAAAACAAGTATGAATGCCATGCTGGAGTCATCCGATAGAAGTACATTTTCAAGcacaaaaagaaaagaaaagccgTACATGTCCAGCATGCAGGCCAGTTCAATAACATATCTCTTTTAAAATAATGGATATTGTTTCTTATGAGTAATATAGTCTGTTTGTTGCTTAACACAAAATAGCAAGCATAACGCATGAGATGAGGTGGGGTATAATGGCAGGCTCGCAGTCCTCCGAGTTTGGCAGAACAAAAACAGAAAGGGAAAAAGGACAAAAACGTCTTCTTACTGTAGATGGATGCAGTTTTTGACCGGTATTTGTACACGGATTTCAAAGTCGAAAGGTGAAAAAAGGCAAGTCGATGAACTTCCAAGGGGTATACTTAGTGCTTGCATGCACACATAGTATACAGCAACATTGTAAAGTTAACACATAATAAATCATAGTTCATATTCAAAACACTGCAAGTCAAATGAACAATGATGAAAAAGAGCTTGACAAAAATATGCATCAAATAATAAGAATGGTAGCAAAAAAAAAGATGATGGCAGGTTTCTGTTTCTACTCCAAAATGAAGGGCAATTATGACAAAGTTCCATCTTTCTATTGCAAGCCCCAAAACTCAAAACCGTTATTTGACAGACTGTTGTCAAAAAAAAATTAAACCgaaaaaaatgtttgcaaattagtTTTCTTGGTCTAGTAAGCCCCATTACAAAAAATATCACAATGAAAACTTTTTAATGAGGGAACTGACAAACTCAGTTTTCATGATAATGTCGAGACTCACATGAAAAACTCCGGGGAGGAAGGGTTGTTGTCACTGCTGGATCCATTTTCTCTGAAGCCGTTGCTGATGAGCTTCTCATATTTTTCTTTGTATGCGTCCCTCTCCCGGGCCAGCCTGGAGATCTCCGCCTTGAGGTGGTCGACTTGCTGGACGAGCTGCGTCTTCTCGCCCTCCAGGACGTGCCGTTGCTGCACCCGCTTGTAGCGGCAGGACTGCGCATAGCCTCTGTTCTTTAGGGTCCTCCTCTTCTGTTTCAGCCGGAtcacttcttccttgctgactcCCCGTAGCTGCCGGTTGAGCTCCCGCACCGACATGCCCACCAGCTGGTCGTCCGAAAACCTGTCGTCCAAATGTCCCATGTGTGGGTGGTTTCCTCCGGAGCTGCCGTTGGACGAGACCCCAGGTGATTGGTGATGGTGGCCGCcgttgtggtggtgatggtggtggtggggccccCCGTTCTGGGCTGCTGCGGCGGCGATAACTGCGGACACCACCGCCGCGGCAGAGCCCATCTCTTCCCCGCCCATGGTGCCTCCTCCTCCGGCTCCACCGGCAAACTGCTGCCCTCTAGCATAGCCATCGAAGGACTGGAGCTGGTGACTGCTGTTGATCAGCGCCTCAACTGCGTCTTCGGGGCTGAAGCCCAGCGCCTCCGGATTCAACTGCGGTTGATAACCGGACATCCAGTAGAAATCCTCCAAGTGTGCCTTCTGTTCGCTCCCCGACCCCGGACTGGGCGACGAGAAGCTTGGAGAAGGGGGCACCGAGCTGCAAGGCGTGCTCATCGGGGTGGAAGACAAGGATCCCCCGGCGATAAGGCGGCTGCACTGGCTGATGTTGCGATCGGGCTCCACCGGCTCCTTTTTCACTTCAAACTTCATCAGATCGAAGTCATTAACATATTCCATGGCCAGGGGACTGGTGGGCAGGTCGGAGTTGCTCATTGCCAGTTCTGATGCCATCCTCTTGCTGCCGACAGTCCTCCAAAGGGGGTGAAGAGCAGCTGTCAAACTGGGTTGGTTTGGAAGAACGTGAGCCAGTTTGCTTTTTAAGCGTATTTGTCTTAAAGTGAAAAAAATAGGTTTTCAATGTCCTTTTTGCAGCGACGTGTTCCCAACTGTAAATTAATAGTTTTCTTTTCAGAGTCTAGTGCACAGACGCACCAGAGCCGTGCAGGCGAGTTGCGGAGTCCTCTTTCAGCATGAGAAATTCGGCGAATTTGTATTTTTAACATTTAACACATTACTGTTTCTTCATGGATAGGCCTACATTGCGTAAAGCGGAGAGGGTGAAATGTTGAAGGAGAGGGGTAAATGTAGCCTCGCACGTAAAATGCCTCTGACTTGTAGGCGATTTTTTAGAAGGATCACACAGCAGATGAGTTTAAAAGCATTGCAGAGTTTTATAGCCGCCCTGACGTCAGGTTGGAAATGGGAAATTGACTCGGACGAAGAGCCAATGGGCTCGCACAATCTATGGGCTAATTAACATATTAGTACAGAAACAAAACTTTTCTCAACTGTCAAAGGCTATCAGCTGACTGTCAGCTGCAACTCAACCTTTTAACTCTTTCGCCTCTCCATTTATATTATTTTAATGGCCATTTATTCTACCATTTGGACAAAAAATAACCATTCAATTATCTCACTGCGCTCATGGTGGGGAAAGGACAGTAGGCTGTGTGCACATTATGGTTCGATTTAGTGTTATTGCAAGTGGCAATGGTAACATTTTAATATCCAAATGTAAATTGCAATATGTAAATTATGAAGTTATTGAAGCAATAATATATATTATTAGTTGTTGTCATGAAATAAATGCGTAATAACGCTTTTGTATGGTTGTAGGATTTATATTAGTTTCAAAAGTATCAAAACATAGTATTCATGATTTATGATGTGCAAATATTGGGGGGTGGTTATGCACACGTTTTCACAGTTCGTGTTACTTGAAATTCGAAGTGGTCAAATTTACCAGTAGCCGAACCAAAATGCATAAGCATGCATTACAAACATCTTAGTTACATGGACAACAGCGTTGGCTCATACAGTATTGATATGTGACAGAATACAGGAATACATACGATTATGTGCTGAAGTTCTATGAAATAAAATTACAAAGGATTTGTGGAGAGCAGACATACATCTGCCGTTGTAAAACTCAACAGTGCCACCTTTTGGGGACATTGAAGCACCGTTCTCCTAAATAAACTGCTTCATCTGAAGGAATCATTCACAGCAGAAGCAAAATTAGACAATTTCGCAAGAGACTATTTATTGAAAAGAATAATACTCCAATGTATGTATAAGGTATGGTACATTTGTTTTAGAACGACAGTATGGAAACATTGGCAGGGAAATAGCCAAAGGAGTGAATGGTGAATGGTGGCATATCCCGCATGAATCACGTGTCAATTGCAAGTTCTTTTTGGGGAGAAAATATAGACTACAACATTCCCCACTCCCATCAGCTGTATACACTA harbors:
- the mafa gene encoding transcription factor Maf — its product is MASELAMSNSDLPTSPLAMEYVNDFDLMKFEVKKEPVEPDRNISQCSRLIAGGSLSSTPMSTPCSSVPPSPSFSSPSPGSGSEQKAHLEDFYWMSGYQPQLNPEALGFSPEDAVEALINSSHQLQSFDGYARGQQFAGGAGGGGTMGGEEMGSAAAVVSAVIAAAAAQNGGPHHHHHHHNGGHHHQSPGVSSNGSSGGNHPHMGHLDDRFSDDQLVGMSVRELNRQLRGVSKEEVIRLKQKRRTLKNRGYAQSCRYKRVQQRHVLEGEKTQLVQQVDHLKAEISRLARERDAYKEKYEKLISNGFRENGSSSDNNPSSPEFFMSSRKFLHL